The Peromyscus eremicus chromosome 16_21, PerEre_H2_v1, whole genome shotgun sequence genome includes the window ATCCTGGGTAAGTGGCTTTACCACCTCAGCACTTCATTCCTCCTTTACCTTCTGGGTACCCCTGTGTGGACATCGCCAAGTGGACCACTTCTTCTGTGAAGTCCCAGCACTGTTGCGGTTATCCTGTGTTGATATCCGTGCAAATGAGCTGACCCTCATGGTCATGAGTGCCATTTTTGTTGTTATACCACTTATTCTCATTTTGAGCTCCTATGGTGCCATCGCATGCACTGTTCTAAGAATGCAGTCAACCACTCGACTTCAGAAAGTTTTTGGGACCTGTGGAGCCCATCTTACTGTTGTGTCTCTCTTTTTCATTCCAATCATGTGCATTTACCTTCAGCCTccaacagaaaattctcaagatCAAGCCAAGTTCATTGCCCTCTTCTATTCTGTTGTCACCCCTAGCCTGAATCCTCTCATCTATACCCTAAGAAACAAAGATGTCAGAGGGGCAGTAAGGAGGCTGACTGGATATGAGAGGGAGCAATGAGAGAAGCCTCCCATTTTGCTGTCTTTGATCAGGCTATGGTCCATCATGAAGAACACTTTGATTTATTGAGATATCTGTTGCACAGTAggtcataaaacataaaatatttaaatcttcAATGTGCTGTCCTTTATATTGGTTAATTCTGAAATAATATTTAAGAtctctttgatttattttttttttagttgactGTAATGAAGTTTCAGCATCTGTGAGTTGAGGAGACAGAGTGCTTGATGAAGGTTATGTGAAGAAGAAATTACAAaaacttttgaaattttaaaatatttctaacatAAATTAACATGCTACTTTATGAATTAATCATATCCAGAGAGGAACAATATGAGAAAGATACAGGCTGAAGAAATTTTTATGTATGAAATTTTGTATTAAACTTGGTTTGCCAAGAGAAGCATGCAAATAAATTTAAGTCTCTCCAAAATTAATTCCAGAGGATTTAGTAAAATGTCTTAAATATAAACATCTACTTTTAAGGTGAGATGAAGATTGTGTtagtaaatgaaacaaaacattctTTTGCTAAAGTAAGCTTAATTAGCAACATTGTTGAATTATGTTAAAtctattgtttttaatatatactaatatataacAATTACATATCTTATGGGACCAAGTGTTACAGTTCAATATCTGTATGCAATATGCATGGGTTGATACAGGGTAACATATTTCCATCTCTTTATCAGTACAGTATTttgtaaaaatctttttttaattaaaaaattttttattcatattgcatactaatcacagatcccctcttccctcctcccacacctctagccttcccctccaacccacttcccattccctcctacaagaaggtaaggcctctcagggggagtcagcagagcctggtacattcagtagaggcagatccaagcccctctccctacctcaaggctgtgcgaggtgttccaccataggcagtgagctccaaaaagccagctcatgcaccagagatataTCCTGGTCTTACTTCCAGGGGACTCCATAAGGagatcaagctgcacaactgtctcgattatgcagagggcctagtccagtcccgtggaggctccagAGGTGCTGGTCTAAATTTaatgaattcccactagtttggtttgattgtctctgtccgtttccccatcatgatcttgatgccacttgctcatagaatcccccttctctctcttcaactggactcctggagctcagcctggtgtttggctgtggatctctgcatctacttccatcagctactggagaaaggctctatgatgacagttaggatattcaccaatcaaattactggggtaagccagttcaggcaccctctccactattgctagtagtctaagctagggtcatccttgtgaattcctgggaacttccctagcaccccagtttctccctatccccataatgtctccctctatcatggtatcacttttattgctctcccactctgtccttgttacagctcgaccatcccattcatTTATGTTCTCACTCCCCATCCGCTATCTCCATTGCCCCCCTTCatctcatggagatctcatctatttctccttcccatggcGATCTATGTCTCCCTCTTTGGGTTCTCCTTGTCAGCTAGCTCCTCTGGAGCaatgagttgtagtctggttatcttttgctttacatctagtatccacttatgtgagagcacataccatgtttgtccctatgagtttgggttacctcactcaggatgatattttctagtcccatccatttgcctgcaaatttcatgatgtcattggtttttaccgctgagtactactccattgggtatatgtaccacattttcttaatccattcttctgttgagagacatctaggttgtttccaggttctgactattgtgaataatgctgctatgaacatagttgagcatgtgtccctgtgatatggttgaacattccttgggtatatgcccaagagtggtatagctgggtcttgatgaagattgattcccaattttctgagaaaccaccatactgatttccaaagtggctgtacaagtttgcactcccaccaacagtggaggaatgttccccttgcttcacatcctctccaacataagctatcatcaCTGTTTTtgccatcctgacaggtgtaagatggtttcttagagttgttttgatttgtatttccctgatgactaaggatgttgagcaattccttaaaggTCTTTtctccatttgagattcttctgttgagaattctctttttagctttgtagcccattttttaattggattgttaggtattttgatgtctagtttcttgagttctttatatattttggagatgatccctctgtcagatgtggggttggtaaggatcttttcccattctgtaggctatcattttgtcttattgaccatgtcctttgccctacaaaagcttctgaatttcaagaggtcccatttattaattgttgctcttggtgtttgtgctactggtgttatatttaggaagtgatctcctatgccaatgtgttcaagactacttcctagtttcttttctatcaggttcagtataactggttttatgttgaggtctttgatccacttggacttgagttttgtgcatagcaaTAGATGCGGATctgtttgcaatcttctacatattgacatccaattatgcccgcactatttgttgaagatgttttcattttttccattgtacagttttggcttgtttgtcaaaaatcaggtatttataggtgtgtgggttaatgtcagggtcttcagtttggttccattggtccacaagTCAGTTTTTATGTTAATACcaggctatttttattactatagcactatagtacagcttgaagtaaTGCCTCCAGAAGTTACTTTATTATACGAGATTGTTTTTAGCTAtcatggtttttttgttctgcCATATGAAATTgactattgttctttccaggtctgtgaagaattgtgttgggattttgatgaggattgcactgaatgtgtagattgcttttggtaagattgccattttttaaaaattttttttatttgtattttgcaatacaattcagttctacatatcagccacagattcccttgttctcccccctcccaccaccctcaccttccccccagcccaccctccattcccacctcctccagagcaaagcctcccctgccgactgagatcaacctggtagactcagtccaggtaggtccagtcccctcctcccaggccgagccaagcgaccctgcataggccccaggtttcaaacagccgactcatgcaatgagcacaggacccggtcccactacctggatgcctcccaaacagatcaagccaatcaactgtctcacccattcagagggcctgatccagttggtgacccctcagccattggttcatagttcatgtgtttccattcgtttggctatttgtccctgtgctttatccaaccttggtctcaacaattctcgcttatataaaccctcctcattctcgctaattggactcccagagctccacccagggcctagccatggatctctgcatccagatccctcagtctttggatgaggtttctagcacgacaattagggtgttttacctatccatgagcacggaagatctttccattttctgatatcttcttcaatttctttcatcagagacttaaaattcttgttatatagccgggcggtggtggcacacgcctttaatcccagcactcgggaggcagagccaggtggatctctgtgagttcgaggccagcctgggctaccaagtgagtcccaggaaaggcgcaaagctacacagagaaaccctgtctcaaaaaaccaaaaaaaaaataaataaataaataaaaataaaaaattcttgttatacaggtctttcacttgcttagttagagtcaccccaaggtattttatgttactTGTGGCTATTGtcaaggatgatgtttctctgatttctttctcagcctattcatcttttgtatataggagagctactgatttttttttagttaatcttgtatccagccatattactgaaggtgttcaTCAGCtttaggagtttcctggtagaatttttggggtcacttatatactatcatattgtttGTAAATAGGgcaagtttgacttcttcccttctaATTTCTGtccacttgatctccttttgttgtcttattgctctagctaggacttcatgtactatattaaataaatatggggagagtggacagccttgtcttattcctgattttaatggaatcactttgagtttctctccatttaatttgatgttggctattggctcgttgtaaattgcctttattatgttaggtatgttccttgtatccctgttCTCTTCAAGACtgttatcatgaaggggtgttggattttgtcaaaggcattttcagcatctaatgagatgatcatgtgattttttttctttcagtttgtttatattgtgtattacattgacagattttcattatGTTGAACAATccttacatctctgggatgaaatctacttgatcatggtggataatttctttgatgtgttcttggattcagtttgccaatattttattgagtatttttgcatagATGTTAATGATGgtgattggtctgtaattctctttctttgttgcatctttgtgtggtttgggtgtcagGGTAAATGTAGCCTCTTAAAAAGAGTTtgataatgtttcttctgtttctattgtgtggaacaatttgaagagtattggtattagctcttctttgaaattctggtagtattctgcactgaaaccatctggtcctgggctttttttggttgggagacttttaatgactttccttaggggttatgggtctatttaaattgtttatctcatcttgatttaattttggtatgtggtaactatccagaaaattatccatttctttcagattttccaattttgtggagtacaggtttttgaagtatgacctgatgattctctcaatttcctcattgtctgttgctatgtctcctttttcatttctgattttgctaatttgcaggttctctctctgccttttggttagtttggataagggtatgtctatcttgtttattttctcaaagaatcaactctttgtttcattaatttttgtattgttgtctttgtttttattttattgatattagCCTTcgatttgattattttctggcatctTTTCCTCCTGGAGTTAGTTTGCCTCTTTTTGTACTAGAGCTactaggtgtgctgttaagtcactagtgtgagatttctccaacttcttatgtgggcatttaatgctatgaaattttctcttagcactgctttcatagtgcccccataagtttgggtatgtagtaagtcattttcattgaattctaggaaatctttaatttctttatttatttcctccttgacccattggtgattcagttgagtactattcagtttccatgagagtgtaagctttctgtaatttttgttgttgaactataactttaagccatggtggttcaatagaatacaggaggttattccattttttttttgtatttgttgagaattgctttttgactgagtatgtggtcgattttagagaaggctATATGGGGTTCTGAGAaaaaggtgtattcttttttttgttagggttgaatgttctgtagatatctgttaagtccattcgAGTCATAACacctgttagatcccttatttctctgtttaatttctctctggcagatctatccattggtgagagtggagtgttgaagtttcctactattaatgtgtggggtttgatgtgtgatttaagctttagtattttttttttttttttttttttacatatgttgGTACCCTTGTATTcgggacataaatgttcagaattgagactttattttggaggatttttcctgtgatgaatatgtaatgtccttcccaatctcttctgactgatttttgtttgaagtttattttgttagatattaggatagctacaccagcttgcttctgaaGTCCATTTTATTGGAAAGTCCTTTCCCAGCCATTTACTCTAtggtagtatctgtctttgaagttgaggtgtgtttcttgtatgcagtagaagGACAGATCCTGTTTTCATGTCCATTCTATTAGCCTTTGTCTTTTTATAAGCTAAATGAGTCCACTGATATTaggggatattaatgaccagtgattgtgacttcctgttatcttttggtggtagtgtgtgtgtttctcttctttaggATTTGCTACTGTggagttatctattgcctgtgtttttgtgggtgcatctgacttttttaggttggaattttccttctagtgttttctgtaggtcttgatttgtggataggtattgtttatatgtgttcttttctttgaatgtcttgttcacactgtctatggtga containing:
- the LOC131926732 gene encoding olfactory receptor 2J3, giving the protein MEKLNASSGDYFILLGFSKWPHLEVALFVVILIFYLMTLTGNLFIIILSYLDSHLHTPMYFFLSNLSALDLCYTTSSVPQLLFNLWGPEKTISYAGCMLQLYFFLALGTTECVLLVVMSYDRYAAVCKPLHYSVLMNPRFCYLLAAASWVSGFTTSALHSSFTFWVPLCGHRQVDHFFCEVPALLRLSCVDIRANELTLMVMSAIFVVIPLILILSSYGAIACTVLRMQSTTRLQKVFGTCGAHLTVVSLFFIPIMCIYLQPPTENSQDQAKFIALFYSVVTPSLNPLIYTLRNKDVRGAVRRLTGYEREQ